Proteins from one Salvelinus namaycush isolate Seneca chromosome 34, SaNama_1.0, whole genome shotgun sequence genomic window:
- the LOC120029103 gene encoding potassium voltage-gated channel subfamily E member 4-like: MERSDNFTTSQLLPLQRANDASQTDKSNGNAYVYIFIVISFYGVFLVGIMLGYVRSKRREKRRSNVFRRLVHEEEQREWGARQKKHSITMPSFQVSLPFSAGSQGLYEGRVLSSPLACALCSIEQSSVSSLCSSADVRLAIEEESDSGTAEVPDETLKGSSLDDFAEIQILREEL, encoded by the coding sequence ATGGAGAGGTCAGACAACTTTACAACGTCCCAACTTCTTCCCCTGCAGAGGGCTAATGACGCATCCCAAACTGACAAAAGCAACGGCAACGCATACGTGTACATTTTCATAGTAATCTCCTTTTATGGGGTCTTCCTCGTTGGTATAATGCTGGGCTACGTTCGCTCCAAAAGGCGGGAGAAGAGAAGGTCGAATGTTTTTAGGCGTCTGGTGCACGAGGAGGAGCAGCGGGAATGGGGCGCGCGGCAAAAGAAGCACAGCATCACCATGCCCTCGTTCCAGGTGTCGCTTCCCTTCTCCGCGGGGAGCCAGGGCCTCTATGAAGGAAGGGTCCTGAGCTCCCCTCTGGCCTGCGCCCTGTGCTCCATTGAGCAAAGCAGCGTCAGTTCACTGTGCTCCTCCGCCGACGTGCGCCTCGCCATCGAGGAGGAGTCGGACAGCGGTACGGCGGAGGTACCGGACGAGACCCTGAAGGGCAGCTCTCTCGACGACTTCGCGGAGATACAGATACTCCGAGAGGAACTGTGA